From bacterium, a single genomic window includes:
- a CDS encoding GTP-binding protein has translation MGKEKFVRDKPHVNVGTIGHVDHGKTTLTSAITKCLAVTTNTKALD, from the coding sequence ATGGGCAAGGAGAAGTTTGTCCGCGACAAGCCGCACGTGAATGTGGGGACGATCGGTCATGTGGACCACGGGAAGACGACGCTGACGTCGGCGATCACCAAGTGCCTGGCGGTGACGACGAACACGAAGGCGCTGGACT